In the Acidovorax sp. A79 genome, one interval contains:
- a CDS encoding H-NS family nucleoid-associated regulatory protein → MSSYAELLAQKKLLDEQIANAKKAESEQALQTVLQLVQEFGFTAQQVFPWKPQPKKVSAKYRDPVTGATWSGRGKPPQWIAGKDRAPFVIA, encoded by the coding sequence ATGTCCAGCTACGCCGAACTCCTCGCCCAGAAAAAGCTCCTCGACGAACAAATCGCCAACGCCAAGAAGGCCGAGTCAGAGCAGGCCCTCCAAACCGTCCTGCAACTCGTTCAGGAATTTGGCTTCACGGCCCAGCAAGTCTTCCCCTGGAAGCCCCAGCCCAAGAAGGTCTCCGCCAAGTACCGGGATCCCGTCACCGGTGCCACCTGGTCCGGCCGAGGCAAGCCGCCACAGTGGATTGCGGGCAAGGACCGTGCACCATTTGTGATTGCCTGA